One part of the Thermoanaerobacterium sp. CMT5567-10 genome encodes these proteins:
- the gltA gene encoding NADPH-dependent glutamate synthase, with product MANMSLKKVQMPEQDPNVRNKNFKEVALGYEENMAVEEAERCIQCKNQPCVSGCPVHVQIPDFIKQIANRNFEGAYQKIKETNNLPAICGRVCPQESQCESVCTRGKKGEPVAIGRLERFAADWHMRNKEDKVEALKKTGRKVAVIGSGPAGLSCAGDLAKMGYDTTIFEAFHTPGGVLMYGIPEFRLPKEIVQKEIDSLKKLGVKIETNMVIGKILTIDDLFDMGYEAVFIGTGAGLPKFMGIPGENLNGVYSANEFLTRINLMKAYDFPNHPTPVKVGKKVAVVGGGNVAMDAARSAKRMGADEVYIVYRRSEEEMPARLEEIHHAKEEGIIFKLLTNPVRVIGDENGNVKGIECVNMVLGEPDESGRRRPVTEKGSEHVIDVDTVIIAIGQSPNPLITSTTEGLNKQKWGGIIVNEDTLETSRKGVFAGGDAVTGAATVILAMGAGKKAAASIHKFLSEK from the coding sequence ATGGCTAACATGTCGCTAAAAAAAGTACAAATGCCTGAACAGGATCCAAATGTACGAAACAAAAATTTTAAAGAAGTTGCACTGGGGTATGAAGAAAATATGGCTGTAGAAGAAGCAGAAAGATGTATTCAGTGTAAAAATCAGCCATGTGTCAGCGGCTGTCCTGTGCATGTTCAGATACCAGATTTCATAAAGCAAATAGCAAACAGAAACTTTGAAGGAGCATATCAAAAGATAAAAGAGACAAACAATTTACCTGCCATATGTGGAAGAGTATGTCCGCAGGAAAGCCAGTGCGAATCAGTATGTACAAGAGGCAAAAAAGGAGAACCTGTAGCAATAGGAAGGCTTGAAAGATTTGCAGCAGATTGGCATATGAGGAACAAAGAAGACAAAGTAGAAGCACTTAAAAAAACTGGCAGGAAAGTTGCAGTAATAGGCTCAGGACCTGCAGGACTATCATGTGCTGGCGATCTAGCTAAGATGGGATATGACACAACAATCTTTGAGGCATTTCATACGCCTGGTGGAGTTTTAATGTACGGCATCCCTGAATTTAGACTTCCTAAGGAGATAGTTCAGAAAGAAATAGACTCATTAAAAAAATTAGGAGTAAAAATAGAAACAAACATGGTTATAGGCAAAATACTGACAATTGACGATCTATTCGACATGGGGTATGAAGCAGTGTTCATAGGAACAGGTGCAGGACTACCTAAATTCATGGGTATACCGGGAGAAAATCTAAATGGCGTATACTCAGCAAATGAATTTTTGACGAGGATAAATCTCATGAAAGCTTATGACTTTCCTAATCACCCTACACCTGTCAAAGTAGGCAAGAAGGTTGCCGTAGTTGGCGGTGGAAATGTAGCAATGGATGCTGCAAGATCTGCAAAGCGTATGGGAGCAGATGAAGTGTATATTGTATACAGAAGATCAGAAGAAGAAATGCCTGCAAGGCTAGAAGAAATACACCATGCAAAAGAAGAAGGAATCATATTTAAGCTATTAACGAACCCTGTGAGAGTAATTGGAGACGAAAATGGCAATGTAAAAGGGATCGAATGTGTGAACATGGTTTTAGGTGAGCCTGATGAATCAGGAAGAAGAAGACCTGTAACAGAAAAAGGTTCAGAGCATGTAATAGACGTGGACACCGTAATCATAGCTATAGGACAAAGTCCAAATCCTCTTATAACGTCGACAACAGAAGGACTTAATAAGCAAAAATGGGGTGGAATAATAGTCAATGAAGATACACTTGAGACGAGCCGCAAAGGTGTATTTGCAGGTG